Proteins encoded in a region of the Microvirgula aerodenitrificans DSM 15089 genome:
- a CDS encoding helix-turn-helix domain-containing protein, which yields MPNFTKINNPREIRRRLGLNQQTFWGRVGVTQSGGSRYESGREMPKPVRELLRLVHIEQIDLSRVRRNDLEVVDYLRSTHPDLYKSLKKAISAQHRQEAAAPGY from the coding sequence ATGCCCAACTTCACCAAGATCAACAATCCGCGGGAAATCCGCCGCCGCCTTGGCCTGAACCAGCAAACATTCTGGGGCCGGGTCGGCGTGACCCAGTCCGGTGGCTCGCGCTACGAATCCGGACGGGAAATGCCGAAGCCGGTGCGCGAGCTGCTGCGTCTGGTCCATATCGAGCAGATCGATCTGTCCCGGGTCCGCCGCAACGACCTGGAAGTGGTCGACTACCTGCGCAGCACTCACCCGGATCTGTACAAGAGCCTGAAGAAAGCCATCAGCGCCCAGCACCGGCAGGAAGCGGCTGCCCCCGGCTACTGA
- a CDS encoding helix-turn-helix domain-containing protein, whose translation MQLFDKIPNPRLLRHQLGLNQEAFWGSVGVTQSGGSRYESGRDMPKAVRELVRLVHVEGLDLSRIRNDDFAIVEYLQQAHPDLYKHLHGAVQAARAARQISPLDTPESGTSRQR comes from the coding sequence ATGCAACTGTTCGACAAGATCCCCAATCCGCGTCTTCTCCGCCACCAGCTCGGCCTCAACCAGGAAGCATTCTGGGGCAGCGTCGGCGTGACCCAGTCCGGTGGATCGCGCTACGAGTCCGGTCGGGACATGCCGAAGGCGGTCCGCGAGCTGGTGCGTCTGGTTCATGTCGAAGGCCTCGACCTGTCGCGCATCCGCAATGACGACTTCGCCATCGTCGAGTATCTGCAGCAGGCGCACCCGGACCTGTACAAGCATCTGCATGGTGCCGTGCAGGCGGCGCGGGCGGCCCGGCAGATCTCGCCGCTCGACACGCCCGAATCCGGCACATCCCGCCAGCGGTAA